One genomic segment of Sorex araneus isolate mSorAra2 chromosome X, mSorAra2.pri, whole genome shotgun sequence includes these proteins:
- the RBM3 gene encoding RNA-binding protein 3 isoform X2: MTGVVAVVVVDVVSMRRSAPHGCRAEPAPQTRLFCLLAQPPSLSFSASCLFAARFSLPFFVVVAFFFVGLRLVPPLLPPGPPPSFSLFPQDSYVAGMSSEDGKLFVGGLNFNTDEQALEDHFSSFGPISEVVVVKDRETQRSRGFGFITFTNPEHASDAMRAMNGESLDGRQIRVDHAGKSARGTRGGAFGAHGRGRSYSRGGGDQGYGSGRYDSRPGGYGYGYGRSRDYGGSQGGYDRYSGGNYRDNYDN, from the exons ATGACGGGCGTGGTGGCGGTAGTAGTAGTGGATGTTGTGAGCATGCGCAGAAGCGCCCCCCATGGCTGCCGCGCGGAGCCGGCCCCGCAGACGCGTCTTTTTTGCCTGCTTGCTCAGCCTCCTTCTTTAAGTTTCAGTGCCTCGTGTCTGTTTGCCGCCCGCTTCTCCTTGCCTTTTTTTGTTGtcgttgctttcttttttgtgggcCTTCGCTTAGTCCCCCCTCTCCTGCCGCCTGGTCCCCCCCCCTCATTCTCACTCTTCCCCCAGGACTCTTACGTCGCCGGCATGTCTTCTGAAGACGGAAAGCTCTTCGTGGGAGGGCTCAACTTCAACACCGATGAGCAAGCGCTGGAAGACCACTTCAGCAGCTTCGGACCCATCTCTGAGG TGGTCGTGGTCAAGGACCGGGAGACTCAGCGTTCCCGGGGTTTTGGCTTCATCACCTTCACCAATCCAGAGCATGCCTCTGATGCCATGCGCGCCATGAATGGAGAG TCTTTGGATGGCCGCCAGATTCGTGTGGACCACGCAGGCAAGTCTGCCCGGGGAACCCGAGGGGGTGCCTTTGGGGCCCATGGGCGTGGTCGCAGCTACTCCAGAG GTGGTGGGGACCAGGGCTATGGGAGTGGCAGGTATGACAGTCGTCCTGGAGGATATGGCTACGGATATGGAAGGTCCCGAGACTATGGAGGCAG CCAGGGTGGTTATGACCGCTACTCAGGAGGAAATTACAGAGATAATTACGACAACTGA
- the RBM3 gene encoding RNA-binding protein 3 isoform X1, with protein sequence MTGVVAVVVVDVVSMRRSAPHGCRAEPAPQTRLFCLLAQPPSLSFSASCLFAARFSLPFFVVVAFFFVGLRLVPPLLPPGPPPSFSLFPQDSYVAGMSSEDGKLFVGGLNFNTDEQALEDHFSSFGPISEVVVVKDRETQRSRGFGFITFTNPEHASDAMRAMNGESLDGRQIRVDHAGKSARGTRGGAFGAHGRGRSYSRGGGDQGYGSGRYDSRPGGYGYGYGRSRDYGGRSQGGYDRYSGGNYRDNYDN encoded by the exons ATGACGGGCGTGGTGGCGGTAGTAGTAGTGGATGTTGTGAGCATGCGCAGAAGCGCCCCCCATGGCTGCCGCGCGGAGCCGGCCCCGCAGACGCGTCTTTTTTGCCTGCTTGCTCAGCCTCCTTCTTTAAGTTTCAGTGCCTCGTGTCTGTTTGCCGCCCGCTTCTCCTTGCCTTTTTTTGTTGtcgttgctttcttttttgtgggcCTTCGCTTAGTCCCCCCTCTCCTGCCGCCTGGTCCCCCCCCCTCATTCTCACTCTTCCCCCAGGACTCTTACGTCGCCGGCATGTCTTCTGAAGACGGAAAGCTCTTCGTGGGAGGGCTCAACTTCAACACCGATGAGCAAGCGCTGGAAGACCACTTCAGCAGCTTCGGACCCATCTCTGAGG TGGTCGTGGTCAAGGACCGGGAGACTCAGCGTTCCCGGGGTTTTGGCTTCATCACCTTCACCAATCCAGAGCATGCCTCTGATGCCATGCGCGCCATGAATGGAGAG TCTTTGGATGGCCGCCAGATTCGTGTGGACCACGCAGGCAAGTCTGCCCGGGGAACCCGAGGGGGTGCCTTTGGGGCCCATGGGCGTGGTCGCAGCTACTCCAGAG GTGGTGGGGACCAGGGCTATGGGAGTGGCAGGTATGACAGTCGTCCTGGAGGATATGGCTACGGATATGGAAGGTCCCGAGACTATGGAGGCAG AAGCCAGGGTGGTTATGACCGCTACTCAGGAGGAAATTACAGAGATAATTACGACAACTGA
- the RBM3 gene encoding RNA-binding protein 3 isoform X3: MSSEDGKLFVGGLNFNTDEQALEDHFSSFGPISEVVVVKDRETQRSRGFGFITFTNPEHASDAMRAMNGESLDGRQIRVDHAGKSARGTRGGAFGAHGRGRSYSRGGGDQGYGSGRYDSRPGGYGYGYGRSRDYGGRSQGGYDRYSGGNYRDNYDN; encoded by the exons ATGTCTTCTGAAGACGGAAAGCTCTTCGTGGGAGGGCTCAACTTCAACACCGATGAGCAAGCGCTGGAAGACCACTTCAGCAGCTTCGGACCCATCTCTGAGG TGGTCGTGGTCAAGGACCGGGAGACTCAGCGTTCCCGGGGTTTTGGCTTCATCACCTTCACCAATCCAGAGCATGCCTCTGATGCCATGCGCGCCATGAATGGAGAG TCTTTGGATGGCCGCCAGATTCGTGTGGACCACGCAGGCAAGTCTGCCCGGGGAACCCGAGGGGGTGCCTTTGGGGCCCATGGGCGTGGTCGCAGCTACTCCAGAG GTGGTGGGGACCAGGGCTATGGGAGTGGCAGGTATGACAGTCGTCCTGGAGGATATGGCTACGGATATGGAAGGTCCCGAGACTATGGAGGCAG AAGCCAGGGTGGTTATGACCGCTACTCAGGAGGAAATTACAGAGATAATTACGACAACTGA